The Ranitomeya imitator isolate aRanImi1 chromosome 6, aRanImi1.pri, whole genome shotgun sequence genome window below encodes:
- the PYCR3 gene encoding pyrroline-5-carboxylate reductase 3: protein MAAGPGSALRVGCIGAGRMARGVLGGLLISGKVPAQNISVSAPSDSNLHYFRDHGCHTTHSNITVLYEARVIFLATKPHIVPQVLVEISSAVTPDHIIVSMAAGVSLQTLEKLVPDGVRILRMCPNLPCVIQEGAVVFSRGSCAGQEEADMLKDLLSVCGMCEEVPESYMDIHTGISGSGVAYVYLFAEALVEGAVKMGMPSAISSRVAAQTLLGAAKMILETGEHPAKLRYDVCTPGGTTIYGLHELEKGGLKAAVMNAVEAATKRARELDKH, encoded by the exons ATGGCGGCGGGTCCGGGCTCCGCGCTGAGGGTCGGGTGTATCGGGGCCGGGCGGATGGCGCGGGGCGTGCTGGGCGGCCTCCTCATCAGCG GGAAAGTTCCAGCGCAGAACATCAGTGTGAGCGCCCCGAGCGACAGCAACCTGCACTACTTCCGG GATCATGGCTGTCACACAACCCACTCCAACATCACGGTGCTGTACGAGGCGAGGGTCATCTTTCTGGCCACCAAGCCGCACATCGTCCCGCAGGTCCTGGTGGAGATCTCCTCGGCCGTCACCCCCGATCACATCATCGTGTCGATGGCGGCCGGCGTGTCGCTGCAGACTCTGGAGAAG CTGGTTCCCGATGGGGTCCGGATTCTCCGCATGTGCCCCAATCTGCCGTGTGTCATCCAGGAGGGGGCCGTGGTGTTCTCCCGGGGGTCCTGTGCCGGCCAGGAGGAGGCGGACATGCTGAAGGATCTCCTGTCCGTGTGCGGGATGTGTGAGGAGGTGCCTGAGTCCTACATGGATATCCACACCGGGATCAGCGGCAGCGGTGTGGCCtat GTCTACCTCTTTGCGGAGGCGTTAGTGGAAGGTGCGGTTAAGATGGGAATGCCCAGCGCCATATCGAGCCGCGTCGCTGCCCAGACTCTGCTG GGAGCTGCTAAGATGATACTAGAGACGGGCGAGCACCCAGCAAAGCTTCGCTACGACGTCTGCACCCCCGGCGGGACCACCATATATGGGCTCCACGAACTGGAGAAGGGGGGTCTGAAAGCTGCAGTGATGAACGCTGTGGAGGCTGCAACAAAAAGAGCGAGAGAGCTGGACAAGCACTAG
- the LOC138643499 gene encoding keratin-associated protein 10-1-like: MRTAPRVLLRPESCRSLHRPESCFAPSPAAPCVAPSPASPRVLLCPESCRSLHRPESCYSLHCPESCFAPSPAAPCITPSPALPRVLPLPASPRVLLRPESCRSLHRPESCFAPSPAAPCIAPSPASPRVLLLPALPRVLLRPESCRSLRRPESCYSLRCPESCFAPSPAAPCVAPSPASPRVLLLLALPRVLLCPESCRSLHRPESCFAPSPATPCIAPSPASPRVLPLPASPRVLRRPESCRSLRRPESCRSLRRPESCRSLRRPESCCSPCPAAPCVAPSPAAPCITPSPASPRVLPLPASPRVLLRPESCRSLHRPESCFAPSPAAPCVAPSPASPRVLLLLALHRVLLCPESCRSLHRPESCFAPSPATPCIAPSPASPRVLPLPASPRVLRRPESCRSLRRPESCRSLRRPESCRSLRRPESCRSLHRPESCCSPSSCRSLCRPESCCSLHHPEACCSPSPPVPRILLLPTSLYIPTLESAPSASYHMCI; the protein is encoded by the coding sequence ATGAGGACTGCGCCCCGAGTCCTGCTTCGCCCCGAGTCCTGCCGCTCCCTGCATCGCCCCGAGTCCTGCTTCGCCCCGAGTCCTGCCGCTCCCTGCGTCGCCCCGAGTCCTGCGTCGCCCCGAGTCCTGCTTTGCCCCGAGTCCTGCCGCTCCCTGCATCGCCCCGAGTCCTGCTACTCCTTGCATTGCCCCGAGTCCTGCTTTGCCCCGAGTCCTGCCGCTCCCTGCATCACCCCGAGTCCTGCTTTGCCCCGAGTCCTGCCGCTCCCTGCATCGCCCCGAGTCCTGCTTCGCCCCGAGTCCTGCCGCTCTCTGCATCGCCCCGAGTCCTGCTTCGCCCCGAGTCCTGCCGCTCCCTGCATCGCCCCGAGTCCTGCTTCGCCCCGAGTCCTGCTGCTCCCTGCGTTGCCCCGAGTCCTGCTTCGCCCCGAGTCCTGCCGCTCCCTGCGTCGCCCCGAGTCCTGCTACTCCTTGCGTTGCCCCGAGTCCTGCTTCGCCCCGAGTCCTGCCGCTCCCTGCGTCGCCCCGAGTCCTGCGTCGCCCCGAGTCCTGCTACTCCTTGCATTGCCCCGAGTCCTGCTTTGCCCCGAGTCCTGCCGCTCCCTGCATCGCCCCGAGTCCTGCTTCGCCCCGAGTCCTGCTACTCCTTGCATTGCCCCGAGTCCTGCTTCGCCCCGAGTCCTGCCGCTCCCTGCGTCGCCCCGAGTCCTGCGTCGCCCCGAGTCCTGTCGCTCCCTGCGTCGCCCCGAGTCCTGCCGCTCCCTGCGTCGCCCCGAGTCCTGCCGCTCCCTGCGTCGCCCCGAGTCCTGCTGTTCCCCGTGTCCTGCCGCTCCCTGTGTCGCCCCGAGTCCTGCTGCTCCCTGCATCACCCCGAGTCCTGCTTCGCCCCGAGTCCTGCCGCTCCCTGCATCGCCCCGAGTCCTGCTTCGCCCCGAGTCCTGCCGCTCCCTGCATCGCCCCGAGTCCTGCTTCGCCCCGAGTCCTGCCGCTCCCTGCGTCGCCCCGAGTCCTGCGTCGCCCCGAGTCCTGCTACTCCTTGCATTGCACCGAGTCCTGCTTTGCCCCGAGTCCTGCCGCTCCCTGCATCGCCCCGAGTCCTGCTTCGCCCCGAGTCCTGCTACTCCTTGCATTGCCCCGAGTCCTGCTTCGCCCCGAGTCCTGCCGCTCCCTGCGTCGCCCCGAGTCCTGCGTCGCCCCGAGTCCTGCCGCTCCCTGCGTCGCCCCGAGTCCTGCCGCTCCCTGCGTCGCCCCGAGTCCTGCCGCTCCCTGCGTCGCCCCGAGTCCTGCCGCTCCCTGCATCGCCCCGAGTCCTGCTGTTCCCCGTCCTCCTGCCGCTCCCTGTGTCGCCCCGAGTCCTGCTGCTCCCTGCATCACCCCGAGGCCTGCTGCTCCCCAAGTCCTCCTGTTCCCCGCATCCTGCTGCTCCCCACAAGCCTGTACATCCCCACATTGGAGTCTGCCCCATCCGCATCGTACCACATGTGTATATAA